The proteins below come from a single Microtus pennsylvanicus isolate mMicPen1 chromosome 13, mMicPen1.hap1, whole genome shotgun sequence genomic window:
- the Rere gene encoding arginine-glutamic acid dipeptide repeats protein isoform X11, translating into MFKPVKEEDDGLSGKHSMRTRRSRGSMSTLRSGRKKQPASPDGHASPINEDIRSSGRNSPSAASTSSNDSKAETVKKSAKKVKGEAASPLKSTKRQREKVASDTEEPDRATSKKTKTQEISRPNSPSEGEGESSDSRSVNDEGSSDPKDIDQDNRSTSPSIPSPQDNESDSDSSAQQQTLQAQPPTLQAPSGAASGPSAPPGAPQLPTPGPPPSATSVPPQGSPATSQPPNQPQSAVAPAAHTHIQQAPTLHPPRLPSPHPPLQPLTAPPSQNSAQPHTQPSLHGQGPPGPHSLQAGPLLQHPGPPQPFGLPPQASQGQGPLGTSPATHPHTTIQLPASQSALQPQQPPREQPLPPAPLAMPHIKPPPTTPIPQLPAPQAHKHPPHLSGPSPFSMNANLPPPPALKPLSSLSTHHPPSAHPPPLQLMPQSQPLPSSPAQPPGLTQSQSLPPPASSHPPTGLHQVPSQSPFPQHPFVPGGPPPITPPSCPSTSTPPAGPSTSSQPPCSAAVSSGGSVPGAPSCPLPAVQIKEEALDEAEEPESPPPPPRSPSPEPSIVDTPSHASQSARFYKHLDRGYNSCARTDLYFMPLAGSKLAKKREEAIEKAKREAEQKAREEREREKEKEKEREREREREREAERAAKASSSAHEGRLSDPQLSGPGHMRPSFEPPPTTIAAVPPYIGPDTPALRTLSEYARPHVMSPTNRNHPFYMPLNPTDPLLAYHMPGLYNVDPTIRERELREREIREREIRERELRERMKPGFEVKPPELDPLHPATNPMEHFARHSALTIPPAAGPHPFASFHPGLNPLERERLALAGPQLRPEMSYPDRLAAERIHAERMASLTSDPLARLQMFNVTPHHHQHSHIHSHLHLHQQDPLHQGSAGPVHPLVDPLTAGPHLARFPYPPGTLPNPLLGQPPHEHEMLRHPVFGTPYPRDLPGAIPPPMSAAHQLQAMHAQSAELQRLAMEQQWLHGHPHMHGGHLPSQEDYYSRLKKEGDKQL; encoded by the exons ATGTTCAAACCTGTCAAGGAGGAGGACGATGGGCTCAGTGGGAAGCATAGCATGAGGACGCGGCGGAGTCGGGGCTCG ATGTCTACACTACGCAGTGGTCGGAAGAAGCAGCCTGCCAGTCCTGATGGTCATGCCTCCCCCATCAATGAAGATATTCGATCCAGTGGCCGGAATTCCCCCAGTGCTGCTAGCACCTCCAGCAATGACAGCAAAGCTGAGACGGTGAAGAAGTCAGCCAAG AAGGTGAAGGGAGAAGCTGCGTCCCCTCTGAAGAGCACCAAGCGCCAGCGGGAGAAGGTGGCCTCCGACACAGAGGAGCCTGATAGGGCCACCTCCAAAAAGACAAAGACCCAG GAGATCAGCCGCCCCAACTCTCCCTCTGAAGGCGAGGGGGAGAGTTCAGACAGTCGCAGTGTCAACGATGAGGGCAGCAGTGACCCGAAAGACATCGACCAGGACAACCGCAGCACGTCCCCCAGTATCCCCAGTCCTCAGGACAATGAGAGTGACTCGGACTCGTCGGCACAGCAGCAGACACTGCAGGCCCAGCCCCCCACCCTGCAGGCTCCCAGTGGGGCTGCTTCGGGTCCCTCCGCCCCTCCAGGAGCACCCCAACTTCCCACCCCAGGGCCCCCGCCCTCTGCCACTTCAGTCCCTCCACAGGGCTCCCCTGCCACCTCACAGCCCCCTAACCAGCCTCAATCTGCAGTAGCACCTGCAGCCCACACCCACATCCAGCAGGCACCCACCCTGCACCCACCTCGGCTGCCCTCACCCCATCCTCCACTGCAGCCTCTAACTGCACCCCCTAGCCAGAACTCTGCACAGCCTCACACCCAGCCCTCCTTGCATGGTCAGGGCCCACCTGGTCCACACAGCCTACAGGCTGGACCCCTGCTACAACACCCAGGGCCTCCTCAGCCCTTTGGACTTCCTCCCCAGGCCTCCCAAGGCCAGGGCCCTCTGGGCACCTCCCCAGCAACTCATCCTCACACCACTATACAGCTTCCAGCCTCCCAGTCAGCACTGCAGCCCCAACAGCCCCCAAGGGAACAGCCCCTGCCTCCTGCACCTTTAGCCATGCCTCATATCAAACCCCCACCTACCACACCGATTCCCCAACTTCCAGCACCACAGGCCCACAAGCATCCACCTCACCTCTCAGGGCCCTCACCCTTCTCTATGAATGCCAATCTGCCACCGCCTCCAGCCCTGAAGCCCCTCAGCTCCCTGTCCACACACCACCCTCCCTCAGCCCACCCTCCACCCTTACAGCTCATGCCACAGAGCCAGCCCTTGCCCTCCTCCCCTGCCCAACCCCCTGGGCTGACCCAGAGCCAGAGTCTTCCACCCCCAgcttcctcccatccccccactgGCCTCCACCAGGTGCCCTCCCAATCCCCATTCCCCCAGCACCCTTTTGTACCTGGAGGCCCTCCTCCCATCACCCCACCCTCCTgcccctccacctccaccccacctgCGGGGCCCAGCACCTCATCACAACCACCCTGctctgctgctgtttcttctggAGGCAGTGTTCCAGGGGCTCCATCTTGCCCACTCCCTGCTGTGCAGATCAAAGAGGAGGCTCTGGATGAAGCAGAGGAGCCAGAGAGCCCTCCTCCACCCCCCAGGAGCCCATCCCCTGAGCCCTCCATAGTGGACACCCCCAGCCATGCTAGCCAGTCCGCCAG GTTCTACAAACATCTGGACCGGGGCTACAACTCATGTGCACGGACAGACCTGTACTTCATGCCTCTGGCTGGATCCAAACTAgccaagaagagagaggaggccaTTGAGAAGGCCAAGCGTGAGGCCGAACAGAAGGCTCGAGAGGAACGGGAgcgggagaaagagaaggaaaaagagcgAGAGCGGGAGAGAGAGCGGGAACGGGAGGCAGAACGCGCTGCT AAGGCATCCAGCTCAGCACATGAAGGCCGTCTTAGTGACCCTCAGCTCAGTGGTCCTGGTCACATGCGACCCTCCTTCGAGCCTCCACCAACCACAATTGCCGCTGTGCCCCCATACATCGGGCCTGACACACCAGCCCTCCGGACACTGAGTGAATATGCTCGGCCCCATGTCATGTCTCCCACCAACCGCAACCACCCCTTCTACATGCCCCTTAATCCCACTGACCCCCTGCTGGCCTACCACATGCCTGGCCTCTACAATGTTGACCCTACCATCCGGGAGCGGGAGCTCCGAGAGCGAGAGATCCGGGAGCGGGAGATCCGAGAGCGGGAATTGCGGGAGAGGATGAAGCCAGGCTTTGAGGTGAAGCCACCAGAGCTGGACCCCCTGCACCCAGCCACCAACCCCATGGAGCATTTTGCCCGGCACAGCGCCCTCACCATCCCTCCTGCAGCTGGCCCCCACCCCTTTGCCTCTTTCCACCCGGGCTTGAACCCTTTGGAGCGGGAGAGACTGGCACTGGCAGGTCCTCAGCTGCGGCCTGAGATGAGCTACCCAGACAGACTGGCAGCTGAGCGCATCCATGCCGAGCGCATGGCATCTCTTACCAGCGACCCCCTGGCACGACTGCAGATGTTTAATGTAACTCCACACCATCACCAGCATTCACACATccactcccacctccacctccaccagcaGGATCCTCTCCACCAAG gttcaGCAGGCCCAGTTCACCCACTGGTTGATCCCCTGACTGCTGGCCCTCACTTGGCTCGCTTTCCCTACCCTCCTGGCACCCTCCCTAACCCTCTACTTGGACAGCCCCCCCATGAGCACGAGATGCTGCGCCACCCAGTTTTTG GCACCCCCTATCCCCGAGACCTGCCTGGGGCTATCCCACCCCCCATGTCAGCAGCCCACCAGCTTCAGGCCATGCATGCCCAGTCAGCCGAGCTCCAGAGACTGGCCATGGAGCAGCAGTGGCTACATGGACATCCACACATGCATGGCGGTCACCTGCCAAGTCAGGAAGATTATTACAG TCGACTGAAGAAAGAAGGTGACAAGCAGTTAtaa